In Populus alba chromosome 4, ASM523922v2, whole genome shotgun sequence, the genomic window TCCTCCACCGTGTCACCCAccggcttcttctttttcttccttttcttttcgatTCCTTTGCTTAGTGTTGCTAAGCTTCCTCCTTTGAAGGTGAGTCTCCCTCCTTTCACTCTCTCGTATGGATCCGACATCGTTTTCGCTCTCGCTCTATCGTTTCTGTTTCGCCAAGGGACTAGAAGAGCAGAGacagttttattattatttttattatcttgagGAACCCTAATTTACTTTTTCGCCCCTATTATATGTGATGTTTTGGAGAAACGACATCGTTTTCCATGCCctacaattataattataattataattattacactataaactaaaaaggaaaacaacagaatttcactgttttttttttattatttttatttttactgtgGGCTGTGAGAGAGTTGCATTGTGGACtgtgttattcttttttttttattattattgtttttaaatattattttttaaaaaattatctttccaTGCTATGTTTATACAATTATAAGGCTCTTAGTTATTTTCTGGTCGCGTGTTATATCTTATTGCTTATGCAACTGAATATCCatattaaattagtttgatgcttggttttataaaataatatttaatttttaaattaaaaaattgaaacaaaaaagattatatttggaacaaaaataaagaggcaaccccttttttttagtctttttactCTTAAAGAGGCATAAAAAAGTTCAATTCAgtacctaattttttttgtctttaaggtttggtcctatttttttttaaggatttcacattttttatccctcatcttcattaattttacattttagtgCTTGAAGTCACAGGAATATATAGAAGAGAAAAAGTGGTTGATCGGCCACATTCTAACTAATAAAAAGACCACATTCTAGCTAATAAAAAGGCATATTTTGGtatcattgattttttcttgaaaagaggGTTTTAATTGAAGTGTTTTTAAGCTTTTATATGGCCGATAAAAAATAgagtgttttaagaaaaaaaaaatttgatttagttttgtgttttttaatcatttttttaaagtgtttaaggttataaattgatttatttagtttaatagggtgtttattaagtgtttttatgttaaaaatagatgcaaaataattttttagatccaAAAAGTCTAGCCTGACTTTATGGGCACCTCTCTCATTATTGGTTCAGATTATGTgtcatataaaactaaaaatgatgtttttcatttattttattgttatttttttaataaagaaattatttacccctaaacataaaaaatagaaggCTAATCATGCAAGGTACTTGGAACtcttttgtatcaatttgaacaAAATGTAGTGATTTTGagtaaaaattaatcaaaactaaattagaGTTCTTGAGATGAAATTAGAGGAGAAGTAAATTTCTTAgaaattaggttttaaaaatCTTTGTAGATTGTTGTAagagaaaaatcatgttgaaataacaaagaaatttgGATGGATAATGAAGTCTAAACGCCGGTAATTGAGAGACAAAAAAGGAGGTTTGATGTATTTGTATTATTCTtataaattgtattaaaattgtgatgattAAACACATGGATTATAGTTTTGATGAATAgttctatttttatatgataaatatgaattttaatgttttaggaATTTAATACCTTTGAGAAATTGATGaacttaaaatgatttttaattgtgtttatgCCTATAGATGTATTTGTGATTGAAGTAAGATGGAATTAAATTCATGTTTATTTAGATGTAATTGAAAcgatatataaaaagaaatgaatttataaattttggaTAAATAATTGAGTAAAATTATAATAGATATTACGATGAATGAAGAgtatttttttggatataataataattgattgaaAACCTGTCATTTTAAAGGATATTGTTGGAGGAGTTCAGCGTGTCAGAGGAGCAAGACATAACTAGACTATAGGTAGGCACTTTGTacatttctttaaatttctgCCACTTtgtgaaatttttaattaataaaaatatagatataaatattGACATTGTACATGGAAGAGGAATGATGAATATGTAAGTTGTTAGAATTAATGGGTACGTAGTCATTATGgaatattggattttttatttttgaattggaATGGTGGATTGATTGGCAATCAAGATAGGTTAATAgagaaataaatattcattatgaaatatcaaaattttggcTTCAGAATGAGGAtgccaaaaatatcaaaattagcataaataaatattcattatgaaatatcaaaatcaagtgggTTTGTCAAAGAAAAAGGTATTCTTAAGGAATACCAGATTAGGAGTATCTGATTATGAATGTTagattgattataaattaagatGAGTAAGTTAAATACTGAAATGAGTTTATTATTTctcttaaatattaaatgaaataataacTTATGATTTAATAAACGACATTGATTTAATAATTGGTAGATGCTACTTTTGTTTAGAATTAGAGATAAGTGGACTAGAAGgttatgtaattaaaatttgggaTGTAATTATAGACATCTTCATTTTGTGATGTAATTAAGATGTAATTGGATTAGTTTATCAATTAACCATCATTAGTTTTGTAATAgctattttgtttatgatactTGAAACTTGTAAAACTAAAGTCTTAATTAAACATCATGAATGCATGTTGttgtatttttagttaaaaaagcATAAAAGTAACTTGACTTGTATGTATAATTGAATGTtagttcatcatcatcattaaaattaataaatatcatcaatattttaaattgatgaatatgATTATATAACATCCAAGATAACTGGAACAAAAGTGTAGTTATGAATTGgtgtaatttataaataaaaaatgtgtttgatTATGACGTGAATTAATGTTAACActtcttgagatttttaaaatataaaaagaaactttataattagattgtaataatttcaataaaaagatattaattagatTGTAATACTAGAAACTGAGTAAAACCTAAGTGTAAGGTTTTGGTATATTCAATCAACCGATTGAATTTCTAAATAAACTGGTCAATCATCTTgtcaactaagaaaaaaattacactgATTTCTTATTTAACATAAAGGAATTTCTACCCAAATGTTAGGGATGTTATAattgggtttgattttttatatataaaaaaaaaattatctcaattttatttattgagtcgTGGGTTAACATAGgtagatttaaataaatttttatttttaatttatctacttttattgtctattttttttattatattattaaattaatcaagtttgTTGGATCTAACCCAGTTAATTgcttgattctcattttttttttttttttaaaaaagcacaaCTAatactagagtttttttttttttttttttacattagaaaaaatTTGGTCTAGTTTACAATATAATGCGAACCATCAATCtagtaaaaaactaatttgtatgtaatatctttattaatgaatatattGTCTTTAGATCTGAATTTGTTTGCTTTATAACATCAGTGGTGTATGTTAGTAATTTGCTACTGAATCCTTCAACTTCTGAATTGTTTAGTAAAAGTTGAAAATATCAATGATGATCAAAGCATTAAATAAGTGCATGGTAATTAAGAGACATGCATGCCAAGGTTATTACAATTGAATAAGCTTATATTCAGTATAACTTtgacaaaatgatttaaaatacttttaacttTAACTcagaaaaaagttataaatatattttattaaaaataattatttttacataatttgagtcaaaattcttatttaataaaaaataaaaaaatatatatatcttacaaTTATGTTACACTccttgaaaactttttttttttattaaaaaaaagttgctttGAATATTCTTaccaaaaaatgttttgtttagaaaggaaaattaattaaagaagctGAAGGatgacaaattaaaacaatttatttatatttgacaAGGCCTTCCCCTACCTCCTATGACTTCTCATTATCCAAATCGCTGCTTCTGCTAACATAACATTTGCAGAAAACGACGTAAAATATCAAGCTGAGAACACTTAACAAGGCTAGAAGCCAGTAGTATTTGTCTAGACGGGCCTCTCTCATGTCATCAGAGAACCAGCTCTTGCCCCCTGTTGAAGATGTAAAATATTCAACGAGCGAGATCAATAAGGCACTCAAGAAGCTTCCCACTCCAAATACACTAGTATACAGTGCAATTCCCATTGTTCTCATTCGGACAGGAACTTCGCTGTAGAAAAACTCTTGCATCCCTACAACAGTGAAGATATCCGAAATGCCTAGCAGGATGTACTGAGGTAGCAACCAAAATATGCTTAATGGAACTTCGGTTTCCATTTTCGGATCAACAACTTCCATCCTTTGTCCGATTTCGAGTCTCTTTGTTTCGACAAGAGCAGCTATGGCCATTGCTATGATAGATAGGACCATCCCGATTCCCATTCTTTCAGTCACACTGATACCTTTTTCGTCGCGGGTAATCAGTCGTGCGAGTGGGATCAGCAACGCATCATAAAATGGCATCAGGAGGATTATAGAAACTGTGATAGAACTTTGTAGAGTAGCAGGTGGGATCTTGAAGCTGCTGCCTACATTTCTCTTCATTGTCATTCCTTGTTTGGTAAAGAATGTGGTCGGCAGTTGAAAGATGACGGCGAACATTAGGAGCATCGACCATATCGGCAAAAGCCTTAATACTACTCTTCCGTTTTCTACCAGGTAGTTGATATCGCCGCCAGGCTTCTCCATCGATGCCTTGGCCTTGCCTGAGTTCTGACAAAGAGGTTTTTCTTGAAGCCTATAAACAAGCAAAAAGAGTAGCACTATTATAAGATATTTCAAAGCAAGGCTGGGTTGATTGACGATAAGAAAACATACTCTAGCTCAGCCACGTCTAGCTTGTTGCTTGACTGTGAGATTCTGCTATTCATTAGTTTCGACACAGCTTCCTTAAGGGCTCGAAATATGTCCAGTGAAGACCTTTCAGAGATATTGTCATCCtgtttatatgtataaattctGCTACCACACCAAAATAGTAAAATCGATGCTGTCATTGCGATTGTGGGAATGGCAAATCCGAGTGCCCAGCCAAACGTGTCTTGGATATAGGACATGACTGTGACACCTGCGAGGCTGCCACCGCAAACCCCAAAATACCACCATTGGAAGAACAAACTCTTCTTATTTGATTTCTGCTCATCTTTTGTGCACGGTAGCTCATCATCGTTCGGAATTTGATCTGCTCCAAAGGCTTGTAAAGACGGGTTATATCCACCTTGTCCTAGAGAAATCAAACAGAGTGACCAAAACAGGTATGAAGAGCTTATATTGTTGGTGGGATGCCTTGCCCAAGCCAATGCTGTTGATGTCAAAGCCACAAGTCCCTTGAAAGAAGAAATCAAGAAGGTTAACAAAAGCATATTTAccatgaaaaatcataaaccaAAAACTGTGTAAGATTCTACAGTTGCAGAGGCAAATTTGTTCAAATCAATCAAGTTCTTGCTTACAAGTACATCAAATGGTAgcattaattttacaaataagCACACAGTCAAGAATTTATGACATAATCACCAAAAGTTTTCCATAGTTGTCAGCTTAATGGTAAATTTTGCAGAATTTCAAGAGCAGAAatgaatgggaaaaaaaaaaaaaaaaaaaaaaaaaacagaaagtacTAACCACATATAGAAAGGAAGAGGTAAGAATGGTGGAATACCGATCCCAAGAATCAGCAAAGGATGCTACTAGAAGTGGTAACATGGATGTGAACCCACACCAATTATTTACTGTCTTGGCTGCAGCAGAGTTGCTCATCATAACAACATCTGTGAGATAAGTTACCAGATTTGATGCCACCCCTTTGAATGCAAACCTCTCCATACCAGCTATCACTATCAAAGTGgaaaaaccataataaatttaaatcaattaacaTGCTTTCTAGCATATTCTTCAAGTTTGAGCAAAATACTTCATCTGGGAAAATCCTAAGAAGATGTTCTATAAGAGAAAAATACACTACCTATGAGGAGAAAACATGACCTGTTCAGTCCTTTTGGCTTCTGCCCACTGGCCATTATGAGAAAGATGGATATGATGAAACTGTACGATCAGTAGGATTAATACTATCAtgcaaattgattaaatatgaGATAATGGAATCCTATTAGGATTCTATCAATCCCTCTAAGATTCCATAAAGACTTTGATCCtttaaaaagaatatgaatGAATCAAGGACAACAGCATTGCATGACCCTCCACTAAACAAAATAGATTCTTTCAGGTGCAAAGAACCCAAACTATTGACAAAAATTCCGAGGCTCTTAGAATTATTGAAAAcctttttccaacaaaaaaataaaatcaggtgGGCTTTGTTTTATGACACGACAAACACTAAAGCAACTCCGAGCGTTTCTGTTCTCATAATGTAATCACTTCCAACAAGCAAAGGTTGAAATCCACTTTCAGTTCGTGAATGCTGACATAGAGGCATTACCAATGTCTGGAAAATGTTGACGTGCGTCCATTGATAATGGATGCCTGTTGTTTCGAGATGAATATTACTGCAAGTGCGGCGCTAAGAATTTTTCTTGTCATagactattaaataaatatataattattttttaagatcaattattaactcatatatatgaatttttaaattcaacagtaaagttttaatttaaatacactatctaaaatattaaaaataaatttaaaaatacataaaattgaagcgaaagtaaaaataaacttactATTGAAGTTACATTCTTCGATGTTTTATgggaatataattcatctataatcaaATCTAAATCAATATTGTAATAGCCCCTCAACtgtgataaaataattatcttatgtcaactataaaataaagtaattaattttttctctcaattcCTCTTTCCTCCACTTGATTCTTCCTtatattagtgttttataagttagACTTTCTAagtttataagattattttcttattttttttcatggatttttttttatgtttttcccttacttttctctttttctctcttgctttttcttttcttattctgcTTGTGTCCATTCagcaacatataaaagaaaggaaaagcttatttgttttatttttaatggcaattttttttgataactcaatcaagcaaatttattttaaataaaattagtcaaaaaatattaataaaatctttatcGAGGCTATAGCCCACCCAAGCCTTTAACATTCCGGGTACTCCAATGGTTCCCCGTACACAATACGTGGCAGTTTCGACACTTGATGCTGGGTGCTGTTGCCACGTAATGTTtcctttgaatatttttatatttttaatttcagattttgaCGGTGGAAAATAAATGGTTTGGGGAACAAGAACATATTGTGGAGCTCCTGGACTCAACAGGACCTGCCACTTCCTACAGAATAAAAAAGCTAACCTAAACAGGACAGAACAAAACATGAtaggaaagaaaaaagcagTTGTTGAGGAGATGCATGCTGTGCGGGAAGTGGATTCCTTCCATAATGAAGTCCCCAATACCTGATCTGGACGCGTGCAAAGAGAATCGGGTTGTTGTTTTCAAGGATTATTTTCCTATGATAACTTGTTGAGAAGATGCTTTTGCATTCTTACtccaaaaaggaagaaaatcgGTGCCTTAATCTATTGAACTGTGGATTAACTATCAGACTTGTTGCCTTATTTTTAGTTCCTTTATTGATTTGGATTGTACTTCATTTGCTGGTTTTCCACTAGATGGCCAACATGCATGACAAGGAATTCTCAGTCTtccataagaagaagaaaagaaaggaaaagaaaccaAGAGATGTAAGGCTGTAGGCCacagcaaaaacaaatttgaaggaCCCAGCATTACTTTATGATCGTACGATCGATGTCCCTTCGTGTCTTCCAATCATAATTTGAGTATATATAGTGATTTCTTTACATGTATGAATCTCTTCTAGGGTACTGATGATTTCCAGAATCTCTCGACGTTACTGATGCCAAGATCGATGCTCTATCCAAGGGACCAAAACCCTTGTTCTTCTGGCACTTGTGATGAAGAAATCATCTGGAGAGCACAAACACGCGAGTGCATGGCTTTTAGTGGTTTTCCAAGAAAGCATGCGTGTAGTAGCAGAATGCATGCACTGGCggatgactatatatatatatatatatatatatatatatatatatattgatggatgACACGAGTGATGAATCTTGTCAGCTCATCTCTCTTCAGTCTTTAACTATTGCTGATCAGTCAAGTTCCAGGCGCCATGGCGAATTGCTACTTGTATTCGACGTCTCAATGTTCATCTCtaaattatattgatattgtaatatatatgaaaaggttTAGATATTGACAGCCAGCAGCCACCAGTAGAATTCCAGTAATTCTATCAGATTAATTATGATACTTTTCTTACCATGTTATCTATAATCTTTTCTATATTATCTGTAATATTTTATactgtttttaaaatgattaaattatcaTATATACACGGGACAATCACTCCAATCTTGAGAggacatatatattaaaattatatatattttttattttttaaaaattatttttaatattagcatatcaaaataatctaaaaatattaaaaaaaagaataatttaaaaataaaaaaataaatcgtcATAAAAATTGTTTCCATGCCGTAGGAGGAAGCCATACAAAGTGCCAGAAGAGGTGGGATTGTATTAGAAAGAACGCACTAGCTAGTGAGGATAATTGTTTATCTGAATCTTCTTGACGTGTTagggtttctcttttttttaattttttgattgcgaaacttcaattaattttactaattaatatgatattgttttctgtttatttattttagaatattattgtCAGTAAACACCTATTTatatgctctcttttttttttccttttcttttaaatgctaCACAAGCAAAGAGTTGAAGAGTGTAAAGAAAGAGTTGAAGAGTGTAGATATATTAGAGCTTATAAACGTGACCAAAATATGCTCTCCCAAAGCTCTTTCTTGCCCAACTAATTAAACAATAATGAGGGGACTAAAATAACCTAaagaagtttaatttaattagtaaagttttaaatttgttttttaaaaattactaatttgagtattataaattttaaaactattaatgtacacacaaattataatattaaaacttaaaCAATGTCAATTAATTGTGATGTCATTGCAAGTTGCCCCAGTGGATACCAACATTGTTATCcatgcctctctttttttcttttttctttttcattgcaaTATTTAATTGCTAAAGATCATCCTTGCAATTATTTAATTGCTATCGTAGGCTTTACAGTTTCTTATCACCACACACCATTTAAAAAACCATAAGAAGTTGGATAATGCACGTagcttttttttcatgttcatgAATTTGTCTCTTTTCAATAAAGTTGCTATTGGAGAAATGATATGTCTTTAgggttttatctttttattttttataatgatgcCTTCATgtggatattattattatttttacctaAAGGTAAAACTCATTATTGTACGGGGTAAATTGCACATGATAAAATCACTATTTTACTCTTcaaaaatcaaaggattgaacACACTTGggctataataatattttcataatttattttatgatataattacTACCATgtccttgaataaaaaaacatagcttATAAATGAgggggttttttttgttttttttattttttgtccaatttaattatcaaatagcctttgataaaattaatggatttttaCTTCATTTGTCGGCttattcaattttgattttttttttttaattgttttttttctttatttttattttttttattaaaccctaattatttttttattagtttaacagatttggttttaattaccttttttttttaattttttgatgattaagaattttatatatatatatatattaaattatctgattaactcaagttaatttagatttatttttaaatattattttatattaaaaaaaattaatccattcGCTGTGTAGCACGGCAACAAAACTCTAGTAGACTCTACTTCTGTGAGTTATAGCCCTTGCTCGCCGTCTTATCATGTTCCTCCACCTGTCGGAAAGGCCTTGCGCCAGTTCATAGTCTATCTTGCCCAGATATTTTATAGAGAtggaatttttttctcttgtgaaaacaaattaatccaTTAACTTAACTTCTTAGGGTGCTGATTTCAGGCTTGTTACGATTCGGTCCAAACCGTGGTTTAACAAAAACCGGATTTCTTGGTTTCATGCCAGCTTCTTTGCTAAATCCAGTGACGATCATGactatccaattttattttatttttatctgaaGTGAAGAATGCTGATGAAGTTGATGTATGAGTATCAACGTATGTTGTATTTTG contains:
- the LOC118030386 gene encoding protein NRT1/ PTR FAMILY 5.9 — its product is MASGQKPKGLNRSCFLLIVIAGMERFAFKGVASNLVTYLTDVVMMSNSAAAKTVNNWCGFTSMLPLLVASFADSWDRYSTILTSSFLYVGLVALTSTALAWARHPTNNISSSYLFWSLCLISLGQGGYNPSLQAFGADQIPNDDELPCTKDEQKSNKKSLFFQWWYFGVCGGSLAGVTVMSYIQDTFGWALGFAIPTIAMTASILLFWCGSRIYTYKQDDNISERSSLDIFRALKEAVSKLMNSRISQSSNKLDVAELELQEKPLCQNSGKAKASMEKPGGDINYLVENGRVVLRLLPIWSMLLMFAVIFQLPTTFFTKQGMTMKRNVGSSFKIPPATLQSSITVSIILLMPFYDALLIPLARLITRDEKGISVTERMGIGMVLSIIAMAIAALVETKRLEIGQRMEVVDPKMETEVPLSIFWLLPQYILLGISDIFTVVGMQEFFYSEVPVRMRTMGIALYTSVFGVGSFLSALLISLVEYFTSSTGGKSWFSDDMREARLDKYYWLLALLSVLSLIFYVVFCKCYVSRSSDLDNEKS